The Pseudomonadota bacterium genome includes a region encoding these proteins:
- a CDS encoding TonB-dependent receptor: MKNITKMSLKSLLLVLSFLLINGLSAAAEVENKKTIDEMVVTGTRSKERLIDVPVTTEVITREKIEMSGAVDIGDLVGKYITGHYHKYNGLLSPVGLRGFRTESHGDDVKGYVLLLIDGHRIGTGNAAKINLDRIERVEVTKGPASALYGSAAMGGVINLITKKGEGDLSGKISGDYGSFSYYKGELAGGGEVNDNFRFYLSTSYEDIDDYDDPEFGTVYNTGLTKKIIGGNLVYMFNDSHELRLGGNYADLASESPSWENGTYSNYVRNNKKHNDKSHGYSDLEYNGDFFGGQVHIRSLGYYLWDRNHWNYGYPVAKDLQSKYTDTTWGTDHLFTWNMTTWNKLLLGCTFEWMEKESEAVSGGLPSTPYTPGMEYDTKALFLQDSLDLWNNRINLIAAVRYDRFDVKTTRPETGYLANFIGKEEDYDNISPKVGIGIKFFDELLRVRANVGEGFKSPSADQLSADYVHSTTGVHYVGNPDLDPETNLTYDVGFDIFHDLFTLKVGYFHSDYEDKIVQISSTINGSPVQTYANHGNAIMEGIDINVEWWVGQTFQFPFDMTLWSNITFNTNYEDKETDTDLTYISDYEVKSGLDLKYRNFSSQLNYVLVGPQVIQNWDNWPATEEGKSHFDFWDLTMRYKIKEHWEVRGSVFNLFDDRVEWTRGYPMAERNFRVGFSYKF, from the coding sequence ATGAAAAATATTACGAAAATGAGTTTAAAATCACTATTACTTGTATTGAGCTTTTTACTGATTAATGGACTTTCGGCAGCAGCAGAAGTTGAAAACAAAAAAACCATAGATGAAATGGTGGTCACAGGAACACGATCAAAGGAGCGTCTTATAGATGTGCCTGTAACCACGGAAGTAATCACACGGGAAAAAATCGAGATGTCGGGAGCCGTCGATATCGGCGATCTTGTCGGTAAATATATCACCGGCCACTACCACAAATATAATGGCCTTTTAAGTCCTGTGGGTCTGAGGGGATTTCGCACTGAATCCCATGGCGACGATGTCAAAGGATATGTTTTGCTTCTTATCGACGGCCACCGTATCGGAACCGGAAATGCTGCTAAAATCAATCTGGACCGTATCGAACGCGTGGAAGTAACCAAAGGGCCTGCATCGGCTCTCTATGGTTCGGCAGCCATGGGGGGGGTCATCAATCTGATTACAAAAAAAGGAGAAGGGGATCTTTCCGGAAAAATAAGCGGAGACTACGGCAGCTTCAGTTATTACAAAGGTGAACTGGCAGGAGGCGGGGAAGTTAATGATAATTTTCGCTTCTATCTCTCCACTTCATATGAAGATATTGACGATTACGACGACCCCGAATTCGGGACAGTGTATAATACCGGCCTGACAAAAAAAATTATCGGCGGAAATCTTGTCTACATGTTCAATGATTCCCATGAGCTAAGATTAGGAGGCAACTATGCCGACCTTGCCAGTGAATCACCCTCATGGGAAAACGGCACCTACTCGAACTATGTCAGGAATAACAAAAAACACAATGACAAAAGCCATGGTTATTCAGATTTGGAATACAACGGAGATTTTTTTGGGGGCCAAGTCCATATACGGAGTTTGGGATACTATCTGTGGGATCGTAATCACTGGAATTACGGATACCCTGTTGCCAAAGATCTCCAGAGCAAATATACGGATACCACATGGGGCACCGACCACCTGTTTACCTGGAATATGACAACCTGGAACAAGCTGCTTTTAGGATGCACTTTTGAATGGATGGAAAAAGAATCTGAGGCAGTATCCGGCGGCTTGCCGTCTACACCTTACACGCCTGGAATGGAATACGATACCAAGGCACTTTTTTTACAGGACTCCCTGGATCTATGGAACAACCGTATCAATTTAATTGCCGCTGTCCGATATGATCGTTTTGATGTTAAAACGACCAGACCTGAGACCGGTTATCTTGCAAATTTCATCGGAAAGGAAGAAGACTACGACAACATTTCCCCGAAAGTGGGTATAGGTATCAAATTCTTCGACGAACTGCTGCGGGTTCGGGCCAATGTGGGCGAGGGATTTAAATCGCCTTCTGCTGATCAGCTCTCCGCTGATTATGTCCACTCCACTACCGGTGTGCACTATGTTGGAAATCCGGATCTGGACCCTGAAACCAATCTGACCTATGATGTAGGCTTTGATATTTTTCACGACCTGTTTACTTTAAAGGTCGGGTATTTCCATTCGGACTATGAAGATAAGATTGTTCAGATCTCTAGTACAATTAACGGCAGCCCTGTCCAAACTTATGCAAATCACGGAAATGCCATAATGGAAGGTATTGATATCAACGTTGAATGGTGGGTCGGTCAAACCTTTCAGTTTCCTTTTGATATGACTTTGTGGTCCAACATCACATTCAATACAAACTATGAAGATAAAGAAACAGATACTGATTTGACTTATATATCCGATTATGAAGTAAAAAGCGGTCTTGATCTGAAATATAGAAACTTCAGCTCACAGCTAAACTATGTCCTGGTGGGACCTCAAGTGATCCAGAATTGGGATAACTGGCCTGCAACCGAAGAAGGAAAAAGCCACTTTGATTTCTGGGACCTGACCATGCGTTACAAGATAAAGGAGCATTGGGAAGTCAGAGGTAGTGTATTTAATCTTTTTGATGACCGGGTTGAATGGACAC
- a CDS encoding adenosylcobinamide amidohydrolase: protein MLIETYYDGVEIHREEKIIYADFLLPHQVLSTCRSAGGFQTGLKYIYNHQSCEPAGHNSMMANKLWRNPVAYRQRTCEPYGLPAESCATMGTAANMNNAALISEKFRDLQVVAVCTGGVESNAGRAGDPASVFESADGFEPIKPAESVPGPGTINSMIFINKPLIPGAMARVIMTATEAKTAALQELAVNSRYSDGPATGTGTDQIIVAAMQNDIPPLTSAGKHSKLGELIGHTVLMAVKQTLANQNNLTPAGQCSAKIHLERFGVNRDGLQNAICRFLSKEQALLLRNNFTEIERDPLTVAAVAAMTHLKDKFAWKILPASCWSEIMGTYAAQIACAVSGDYKQMTAYREKLSLTQTENNNPAFIDLSSRAIALGFANKWEKPLGERG from the coding sequence ATGCTGATTGAAACATATTACGACGGAGTGGAAATTCACCGAGAAGAAAAAATTATCTACGCCGATTTTCTCCTCCCCCATCAGGTGCTTTCCACCTGTCGTTCGGCCGGCGGGTTTCAAACCGGGCTTAAATATATATACAACCATCAAAGTTGTGAACCCGCCGGCCATAACAGTATGATGGCTAACAAATTATGGCGAAATCCTGTTGCTTACAGGCAACGAACGTGTGAACCATACGGCCTGCCCGCAGAAAGCTGTGCCACTATGGGAACAGCTGCTAATATGAATAACGCTGCTTTGATATCTGAAAAATTTCGTGATTTACAGGTAGTGGCTGTTTGCACCGGCGGTGTGGAAAGCAATGCAGGACGGGCAGGCGATCCGGCTTCGGTATTCGAAAGCGCCGATGGTTTTGAACCCATAAAGCCTGCCGAATCTGTGCCGGGTCCGGGCACTATAAACAGCATGATTTTCATTAATAAACCGCTGATTCCCGGCGCTATGGCCCGAGTTATAATGACCGCAACCGAAGCCAAGACTGCGGCATTGCAGGAGCTGGCTGTCAACTCTCGATACTCGGACGGACCTGCCACCGGCACGGGAACAGATCAGATTATCGTTGCTGCGATGCAAAATGATATTCCGCCACTGACAAGCGCCGGTAAACACTCCAAGTTGGGAGAGCTAATCGGACACACCGTATTGATGGCAGTCAAACAGACTTTAGCCAACCAGAACAATCTGACACCGGCCGGTCAATGCTCGGCAAAGATCCATCTGGAGCGTTTCGGAGTAAACCGTGACGGTTTGCAAAACGCTATTTGCCGTTTCCTAAGCAAAGAACAAGCACTGCTGCTGCGCAATAATTTTACTGAAATCGAGCGCGACCCGCTTACAGTAGCTGCTGTTGCCGCCATGACCCATCTTAAGGATAAATTTGCATGGAAAATTCTACCTGCCTCATGCTGGTCTGAAATAATGGGAACCTATGCAGCACAGATCGCCTGTGCTGTGAGCGGTGATTATAAGCAAATGACAGCATACCGGGAAAAACTTAGCCTCACACAAACTGAAAACAATAACCCGGCATTTATTGATTTGTCCAGCCGCGCTATAGCTTTGGGTTTTGCAAACAAATGGGAAAAACCATTAGGCGAAAGGGGGTGA
- a CDS encoding TonB-dependent receptor, with protein sequence MNWKLFLAAVIMALILWLPAFAEESESVEKIDEVIVKSTKIERKPEHMTDSVTVISEEDIKLQSFTDMTEILRFTPSVEFKQAGGPGQFSYPKMRGYGQGHFLVLVNGMKINEAYSAGIGNFIGQLDTKLLQSVEVLRGPQAALYGSDTTAGIISFTTIGGKPGKHINAGAEYGSLNWKKGYSSIRGGTVIWDYAFGVAYTDSNGVHDDEYYRNFSPTFKLGWHPDTIDIELAYLYVKSEFQAAELNEPSNTLNSRSEHWSFQTPDPNNANEYKHQIATLNASHQINDYFRHKLLLGWFEKEHYRNDRDDGLLGYESAPFNNFTFDGVTYNAGEAVPIYDEGTGEAYGYDNRNLMADYNLIWDSRLGDLGSNSTLFGLEYYYQEGGKWGRYGDVDSNNYNYSFYINDQLLLLKEALVLSAGLRRDEHEAYGTQTTGKIGSAYTFFNMGTTLFTNYGTSFRAPTFSNLYDPSYGNEDIDPETGWTVEGGLRQELMNGRIDAEVTYWYSELDDVIVFDYTIPNSKRPSGFGEYGNRDSAETSGVEFAFGAHITDHINLKGNYTYTNSNSENDGERFRTVQIARNKGNLSLSYVTDEYAFGVTGYYSGPRLRWKGDIEMKEYYRVDLFGRYEILKGVNLYGRIENLTDEDIEEGLGYEQPGFYGIIGIEYLM encoded by the coding sequence ATGAATTGGAAGTTATTTTTGGCAGCAGTAATCATGGCGCTAATCCTTTGGCTCCCTGCCTTTGCGGAAGAATCGGAATCTGTTGAAAAAATAGATGAAGTAATTGTTAAATCAACTAAAATCGAACGAAAACCGGAACACATGACAGATTCGGTTACGGTTATTAGTGAAGAAGATATCAAGCTTCAAAGTTTTACGGACATGACGGAAATCTTGCGCTTTACTCCCAGCGTTGAATTCAAACAGGCCGGGGGACCGGGGCAGTTTAGTTACCCCAAAATGCGCGGATACGGACAGGGACATTTTCTTGTTCTTGTTAACGGCATGAAGATCAACGAAGCATATAGCGCAGGCATTGGTAATTTTATCGGGCAACTGGATACCAAATTACTGCAATCCGTGGAGGTTCTCCGGGGGCCACAGGCCGCTCTTTACGGTTCTGATACAACCGCCGGTATCATTTCTTTTACGACCATCGGGGGCAAACCCGGCAAACATATAAATGCGGGTGCAGAATACGGCTCATTGAACTGGAAAAAAGGATACAGCTCCATAAGGGGCGGAACGGTCATCTGGGATTACGCTTTCGGCGTTGCTTATACCGACAGCAACGGAGTGCATGACGATGAATACTACAGAAATTTTTCACCAACATTTAAATTAGGATGGCATCCGGATACAATCGATATAGAACTTGCTTATTTGTATGTTAAAAGCGAGTTTCAGGCGGCAGAACTGAATGAGCCATCCAATACCCTGAACAGTCGCTCGGAACACTGGTCTTTTCAGACACCGGACCCAAATAACGCCAATGAATACAAACACCAAATTGCCACACTCAATGCCTCTCATCAGATCAATGATTATTTTCGTCACAAATTACTTCTGGGCTGGTTTGAAAAAGAGCATTACCGAAACGACCGTGACGACGGTCTTTTAGGATACGAGTCGGCACCGTTTAATAATTTTACCTTCGATGGCGTTACTTACAATGCCGGTGAAGCGGTACCGATTTATGATGAGGGTACCGGTGAGGCGTATGGTTACGATAACAGGAACCTGATGGCGGACTATAATTTGATATGGGACAGCCGTTTGGGTGATCTTGGTTCCAATTCCACTCTCTTCGGACTTGAGTATTATTACCAGGAAGGCGGGAAATGGGGCCGATACGGGGATGTGGATTCAAATAACTATAACTACTCGTTTTACATCAATGACCAGTTGCTGCTACTTAAGGAGGCATTAGTTCTGTCGGCCGGTCTGCGTCGCGATGAGCATGAAGCCTATGGCACCCAAACAACCGGTAAAATAGGTTCAGCCTACACTTTTTTCAATATGGGAACAACCTTGTTTACCAACTACGGCACCAGTTTTCGAGCGCCCACATTTTCCAATCTCTATGATCCGTCATACGGCAACGAAGATATTGATCCGGAAACCGGTTGGACAGTTGAAGGCGGACTCCGCCAGGAACTGATGAACGGTCGCATTGATGCTGAGGTAACTTATTGGTATTCGGAGTTAGATGACGTAATCGTCTTTGACTATACTATTCCCAACTCGAAACGCCCATCGGGTTTCGGTGAATACGGAAATCGTGATTCAGCTGAAACCAGCGGTGTGGAATTTGCGTTTGGCGCCCATATTACCGACCACATCAATCTAAAAGGAAACTACACTTATACAAACTCTAATAGTGAAAATGATGGAGAAAGATTTAGAACCGTGCAAATCGCAAGAAACAAAGGCAATCTTTCGCTGTCTTATGTAACGGATGAATATGCTTTCGGTGTAACGGGATATTACTCTGGCCCGCGGCTTCGCTGGAAAGGTGATATTGAGATGAAAGAGTATTATCGGGTGGATCTCTTCGGACGTTATGAAATTCTTAAGGGGGTAAATCTGTATGGACGAATCGAAAATCTGACGGATGAAGATATTGAAGAAGGTCTTGGTTATGAACAACCAGGTTTTTACGGCATCATAGGCATTGAATATTTGATGTAA
- a CDS encoding ABC transporter permease: MQGFIAVYLREILILKRRLKRQLAGMAISPLLYLIALGYAMGGSATFDGHTYLEFLIPGLVAMTSMTQSFSIATDINVARFYWYIFEEFQSSPISNVSYVAGEVLAGMTRALIATGILLGLSLLFGVTLHYGPLFWLAILLNSFVFASLAVGLAMLVKSHADQSLLTSFIITPMAFLGGTFFPLDRLPQWAQTLLAGLPLTHASHAIRACAFGQTPNWQSFLVLAIAGLVFFILAINTVNRARD; encoded by the coding sequence ATGCAGGGGTTTATTGCAGTTTATCTGCGCGAGATTCTGATTTTAAAACGCCGTCTAAAGCGTCAATTAGCAGGCATGGCTATATCGCCATTGCTTTATTTGATTGCTCTCGGATATGCCATGGGTGGCTCTGCAACTTTTGACGGACACACCTACCTTGAGTTTCTGATTCCGGGACTGGTTGCCATGACAAGCATGACTCAATCTTTTAGTATTGCCACGGATATTAATGTGGCGCGCTTTTACTGGTACATCTTCGAAGAGTTTCAGTCATCTCCCATCAGCAATGTAAGCTACGTAGCCGGTGAGGTGCTGGCCGGTATGACAAGAGCACTGATTGCTACAGGCATACTTCTGGGTTTGAGCCTCCTTTTCGGTGTAACACTGCATTATGGACCCCTCTTCTGGCTGGCGATATTACTCAACAGTTTTGTTTTCGCCTCTCTGGCAGTCGGTTTGGCCATGCTTGTCAAATCCCATGCAGACCAGAGTCTGTTAACAAGCTTTATTATAACACCCATGGCCTTTCTGGGCGGTACTTTCTTTCCCCTGGATCGCTTGCCGCAATGGGCGCAGACACTTCTTGCCGGATTACCGCTGACTCACGCATCCCATGCTATCCGGGCATGTGCTTTTGGTCAGACCCCGAACTGGCAGTCATTTCTAGTGCTGGCTATAGCCGGTTTGGTTTTCTTTATTTTAGCTATTAACACAGTAAACAGAGCAAGAGATTAA
- a CDS encoding ABC transporter ATP-binding protein gives MIRIENLQKTYGKTNALAGINLKVPQGELFAYLGPNGAGKTTTIRILTGLTRLSRGTASLNNNDIQTQSRAAKRQCGLVPQHINLDSELSVYENLDIHGRLFSMKPDVRKAKITELLTYVELQDRSNSLVKQLSGGMKRRVMIARALMHNPKILFLDEPTVGLDANIRRRIWALIKKIRQDGATIFLTTHYIEEAEFLADRVAFLDNGSIVAIDSPVNLMAGLGNWAMDWLNDEGMQTTYFPNREAARESAATRDNGFTLRRVNLEDAFLSLTGKKVQ, from the coding sequence ATGATCCGCATAGAAAATTTACAAAAAACATACGGTAAAACCAATGCGCTGGCAGGAATCAATCTAAAAGTGCCTCAAGGTGAGCTTTTCGCCTATCTGGGGCCAAATGGGGCAGGCAAAACCACCACCATCAGGATCCTGACAGGTCTTACCAGACTGAGCCGGGGTACGGCGTCACTAAACAATAACGATATACAAACCCAATCCAGAGCGGCAAAACGCCAGTGCGGATTGGTGCCCCAGCATATCAATCTGGACAGCGAACTAAGCGTTTATGAAAATCTTGATATCCACGGACGTCTGTTTAGCATGAAGCCGGATGTACGCAAAGCCAAAATCACTGAACTGCTGACCTACGTGGAACTTCAGGACCGAAGCAACAGCCTTGTCAAGCAATTATCAGGAGGTATGAAGCGGCGTGTGATGATTGCACGCGCCCTGATGCACAACCCTAAGATTCTCTTTCTGGATGAACCAACAGTAGGGCTGGACGCCAATATCCGGCGACGCATTTGGGCCTTGATAAAAAAAATCCGGCAGGACGGGGCCACCATTTTTCTTACCACCCATTACATAGAAGAAGCGGAGTTCCTGGCTGATCGGGTGGCCTTTTTGGATAATGGCAGTATTGTGGCAATTGATTCACCTGTTAATCTTATGGCCGGTTTGGGTAACTGGGCTATGGATTGGCTAAACGATGAGGGAATGCAAACAACATATTTCCCAAACAGGGAGGCGGCCCGTGAATCGGCTGCAACCAGGGATAACGGATTTACATTGCGGCGGGTCAATCTGGAAGATGCCTTTTTGTCGCTGACCGGAAAGAAGGTGCAATAA
- a CDS encoding ATP-binding protein, translating to MKTTPIFPFTAIVGQEKMKLSLILNVINPGLSGVLIRGEKGTAKSTAVRALADILPEIEVFQDDPFQLAPHEESDIYLEISRALNPQGDRQNNFPDIIRRKVRVIELPVGATEDRVVGTLDLEHALKKGEKRIEPGLLAAAHRGILYVDEVNLLDDHVVDVLLDSAAMGVNTIEREGVSFSHPSRFTLVGTMNPEEGELRPQLLDRFGLCVTIEGITTADERVAVMERRAAFDESPEDFVRRYESECKKLAERILQARSIYSKVTVKKDLLYEIAQYCLNVGIDGHRGDIIILKTAKTLAAYEGRTEVSSGDIQTAAEMALPHRVRRQPLMEIANNVQMLSKQQ from the coding sequence ATGAAAACAACTCCCATTTTCCCATTTACCGCCATCGTGGGTCAGGAAAAAATGAAACTATCCCTGATCCTAAATGTTATTAATCCCGGACTCTCAGGCGTACTTATCCGCGGAGAAAAAGGCACTGCCAAGTCAACAGCCGTTCGTGCTCTGGCTGATATTCTGCCGGAAATCGAGGTCTTTCAGGATGATCCGTTTCAACTCGCGCCCCATGAGGAAAGCGATATCTATCTTGAAATCTCCCGCGCATTAAATCCGCAGGGTGACCGGCAGAATAATTTTCCTGACATTATCCGGCGAAAGGTACGGGTGATAGAATTGCCTGTCGGAGCCACAGAAGACCGTGTTGTCGGCACCCTTGATCTTGAACATGCCCTTAAAAAGGGTGAAAAGCGCATAGAGCCTGGACTGTTGGCGGCAGCCCATCGCGGTATCCTCTATGTGGATGAAGTCAACTTGTTAGATGATCATGTTGTGGACGTACTGCTGGATTCTGCGGCTATGGGAGTCAACACTATCGAACGTGAAGGAGTGTCTTTCTCCCATCCGTCCCGTTTCACCCTGGTGGGAACCATGAATCCCGAAGAGGGTGAACTCCGTCCGCAATTGCTGGATCGATTCGGTTTATGCGTTACGATAGAAGGAATTACAACAGCAGATGAACGGGTTGCTGTAATGGAGAGAAGAGCCGCATTTGATGAATCTCCGGAAGACTTTGTGCGCCGGTATGAATCCGAATGCAAAAAATTAGCTGAGCGCATTTTACAGGCCAGATCAATCTACTCAAAAGTAACGGTAAAAAAAGACCTGCTTTACGAAATCGCCCAGTATTGCCTTAATGTTGGAATAGACGGACATCGCGGAGACATCATCATTTTGAAAACCGCCAAGACCTTAGCTGCCTATGAAGGCCGCACAGAGGTCAGCTCCGGAGACATTCAAACTGCCGCAGAAATGGCCCTTCCCCACCGGGTGCGCCGCCAGCCTCTTATGGAAATAGCAAATAACGTACAGATGTTAAGCAAACAACAGTAA
- a CDS encoding putative cobaltochelatase — translation MYNNIYPLAAIVSQETLKKSLMIGVVNPAVGGLLIRGEKGTAKSTAVRALADILPEISIVESCTFSCNPDKQNELCPECRQKYPHLPVTRRKVRMVNLPLNATEDRVAGGIDFSLAVKHGRRELSPGLLADAHRGILYVDEVNLLDDHIVDIILDSAASGENRLEREGISFRHLSHFMLVGTMNPEEGELRPQLLDRFGLCVEVIGAQAPDERVRLMECRDAFDLDQATFIKSYQSQSEVLARQIEGARRLLPQVHTSRHLRGFITQLCSENHVAGHRADLVLEQAARALAALEMKTDVTVDHIRMAAPMVLIHRRRDVQQPPPPPPPKDPESGQDEESQQETSPDEKQPDDNRQNETPANSNGTQPEQQAGDTQSAPSSKKPESLNKEDQIFEIGSTFKVKNFSAPKDRIFRRGSGRRSRTRISQKQGRYVKSCMNDKNADIALDATLRAAAPYQKQRKNGNGLCIILTANDIRNKIREKRIGNFLLFAVDASGSMGARGRMAASKGAIMSLLLDAYQKRDRVAMISFRRDEAVVNLPPTTSVEMAGKMLAEMPVGGRTPLSAGLAKTYEQVRNILIKDPTTRPIVILITDGKGNVAIGDQKPVDEALRLAEAMSRDERTQFIIVDTEEAGLVSFGLANHLAAAMHAKYFKIDDLKAQSLVDIVKGQQS, via the coding sequence ATGTATAACAACATTTACCCTCTGGCCGCTATAGTAAGCCAGGAAACGCTTAAAAAAAGCCTGATGATCGGAGTAGTCAATCCGGCCGTAGGCGGCTTGTTGATAAGGGGAGAAAAAGGAACAGCCAAATCAACTGCCGTGCGCGCCCTTGCCGATATACTGCCGGAAATCAGCATTGTGGAAAGCTGCACGTTTTCCTGCAACCCGGATAAACAAAATGAATTATGCCCCGAATGCCGGCAAAAATATCCTCACTTGCCGGTTACACGCCGCAAGGTTCGGATGGTAAATCTGCCGCTTAATGCCACCGAAGATCGTGTAGCAGGAGGTATCGACTTTTCCCTTGCGGTAAAGCATGGCCGCCGTGAACTGTCCCCCGGACTACTTGCCGATGCCCATCGGGGAATACTTTATGTGGATGAAGTAAATCTGCTTGATGACCATATTGTAGATATCATCCTGGATTCAGCGGCATCCGGTGAAAACCGGCTGGAACGTGAAGGCATCTCTTTTCGCCATCTTTCACATTTCATGCTGGTGGGAACCATGAACCCCGAAGAGGGTGAACTGCGCCCACAACTTCTTGACCGCTTTGGCCTTTGTGTTGAAGTAATTGGCGCTCAAGCACCGGATGAACGGGTTCGCCTGATGGAATGCCGCGATGCCTTCGATCTGGACCAAGCAACATTTATAAAAAGCTATCAATCCCAAAGCGAAGTACTTGCCCGGCAAATAGAAGGTGCTCGCAGACTGCTTCCCCAGGTGCATACAAGCCGTCACCTGCGGGGTTTTATCACCCAATTGTGCTCTGAAAATCATGTGGCGGGTCACCGTGCCGACCTTGTGCTGGAACAGGCTGCACGGGCTCTGGCAGCCCTTGAAATGAAAACCGATGTCACCGTGGATCATATTCGCATGGCGGCACCCATGGTGTTGATCCATCGGCGCAGGGATGTACAACAGCCACCGCCACCACCACCGCCTAAAGATCCTGAATCCGGGCAAGATGAAGAATCACAGCAGGAAACATCTCCCGATGAAAAACAACCTGATGATAACAGGCAAAATGAAACACCGGCCAACTCAAATGGAACGCAACCTGAACAACAGGCTGGCGATACCCAATCCGCGCCTTCTTCAAAAAAGCCTGAAAGCCTTAATAAAGAAGACCAAATCTTTGAAATAGGCAGCACCTTCAAAGTAAAAAACTTCTCAGCTCCCAAAGACCGGATATTCCGGCGTGGATCAGGACGGCGTTCACGCACACGGATCTCCCAAAAGCAGGGCCGTTACGTTAAAAGCTGTATGAATGACAAAAATGCGGATATCGCTCTGGACGCAACCTTACGGGCTGCCGCACCCTACCAAAAACAGCGTAAAAACGGAAATGGTCTATGCATAATCCTTACCGCCAATGATATTCGTAACAAGATCCGTGAAAAACGCATCGGCAATTTTCTGCTTTTCGCAGTTGATGCCAGCGGCTCAATGGGTGCTCGCGGTCGAATGGCAGCTTCCAAAGGCGCCATCATGTCATTGTTACTCGATGCCTATCAGAAGAGGGATCGGGTCGCTATGATCTCTTTTCGGCGTGATGAAGCCGTAGTCAATCTTCCACCAACCACATCAGTTGAAATGGCCGGAAAAATGCTGGCAGAAATGCCGGTGGGCGGACGCACCCCCCTATCGGCCGGTCTTGCCAAAACATACGAACAGGTAAGAAATATACTTATCAAAGATCCCACAACGCGGCCAATAGTAATTTTGATTACAGACGGCAAAGGAAATGTGGCCATTGGTGATCAGAAGCCGGTTGATGAAGCATTACGACTGGCCGAGGCTATGAGCCGGGATGAACGCACCCAATTTATAATCGTGGACACGGAAGAAGCCGGACTGGTTTCCTTTGGACTGGCAAACCACCTGGCAGCCGCAATGCATGCCAAATATTTTAAAATCGATGATCTCAAAGCCCAATCTCTTGTAGATATTGTGAAAGGACAACAATCATGA